The following are encoded together in the Lactuca sativa cultivar Salinas chromosome 1, Lsat_Salinas_v11, whole genome shotgun sequence genome:
- the LOC111915527 gene encoding uncharacterized protein LOC111915527 isoform X2, giving the protein MDEQQSVANDINKILRGFESMSNKLEDLSSRVQRMEEELQKIQKNQPEFPLFSAEESKEIPFDQNLGLPEMPFDKNLGLPEIPFDQNLGLPDFPENFKDLKVFREWKKCVDSCFKYHKIPRERQGQLVAETFPKNFPWWEQIQKLSRRIDNNDKVTWKEIKKMFIVQFFSSDCLLSNKDRSSPPPKNID; this is encoded by the exons ATGGATGAACAACAAAG TGTGGCCAACGATATAAACAAAATTCTGAGGGGGTTTGAGTCGATGTCAAACAAACTCGAAGATCTGAGCAGTCGTGTACAACGTATGGAGGAGGAGTTGcagaaaattcaaaaaaatcAACCTGAGTTTCCTCTTTTCTCAGCTGAGGAATCCAAAGAGATACCTTTTGACCAAAACTTAGGTCTACCTGAGATGCCTTTTGACAAAAACTTAGGTCTACCTGAGATACCTTTTGACCAAAATTTAGGTCTACCTGACTTCCCTGAGAATTTTAAAGATCTTAAAGTCTTTCGGGAGTGGAAGAAGTGTGTAGATTCATGTTTTAAGTATCATAAAATCCCTCGCGAAAGGCAAGGACAACTTGTAGCCGAGACATTCCCAAAGAATTTCCCATGGTGGGAACAAATCCAAAAGCTAAGCCGGCGAATCGATAACAATGATAAGGTTACGTGGAAAGAGATTAAGAAGATGTTTATCGTTCAATTTTTTTCTTCAGATTGTTTGCTTTCCAACAAGGACCGATCGTCTCCTCCTCCTAAGAATATAGACTAA
- the LOC111915527 gene encoding uncharacterized protein LOC111915527 isoform X1: MDEQQRLGILGIRGNNYVANDINKILRGFESMSNKLEDLSSRVQRMEEELQKIQKNQPEFPLFSAEESKEIPFDQNLGLPEMPFDKNLGLPEIPFDQNLGLPDFPENFKDLKVFREWKKCVDSCFKYHKIPRERQGQLVAETFPKNFPWWEQIQKLSRRIDNNDKVTWKEIKKMFIVQFFSSDCLLSNKDRSSPPPKNID; the protein is encoded by the exons ATGGATGAACAACAAAGGTTAGGTATTTTGGGCATTAGAGGGAATAACTA TGTGGCCAACGATATAAACAAAATTCTGAGGGGGTTTGAGTCGATGTCAAACAAACTCGAAGATCTGAGCAGTCGTGTACAACGTATGGAGGAGGAGTTGcagaaaattcaaaaaaatcAACCTGAGTTTCCTCTTTTCTCAGCTGAGGAATCCAAAGAGATACCTTTTGACCAAAACTTAGGTCTACCTGAGATGCCTTTTGACAAAAACTTAGGTCTACCTGAGATACCTTTTGACCAAAATTTAGGTCTACCTGACTTCCCTGAGAATTTTAAAGATCTTAAAGTCTTTCGGGAGTGGAAGAAGTGTGTAGATTCATGTTTTAAGTATCATAAAATCCCTCGCGAAAGGCAAGGACAACTTGTAGCCGAGACATTCCCAAAGAATTTCCCATGGTGGGAACAAATCCAAAAGCTAAGCCGGCGAATCGATAACAATGATAAGGTTACGTGGAAAGAGATTAAGAAGATGTTTATCGTTCAATTTTTTTCTTCAGATTGTTTGCTTTCCAACAAGGACCGATCGTCTCCTCCTCCTAAGAATATAGACTAA